The following coding sequences lie in one Mycobacterium gordonae genomic window:
- a CDS encoding PPE family protein, translating to MILDFAWLPPEINSARIFAGAGSGPLHIAAAAWESLAADLAASASSFNAVIVGLTGGPWAGPASTAMAAAAVPYVGWMSDAASQAQLAAGQARAAATAFEGALTATVHPAVVEANRISLMTLIATNFLGLNTPAIFANEFDYVEMWAQDVAAMLGYHGGATAVAESLTPFAVPPVDLAGLAANVGAQFTGLATSASAAVSPAVQGVMAAAPGLVAGVQSAAAAVPVDMAMSAVQMGAMPASMLIGPLMQAGTSASSTAGLAGASTAAGLVDAPKFVGDVNPMKGLGGGGAGLGAGMSAGLGNARLVGSMSVPPTWQGSVPKGMASSAMSGLGVNAAEMAQAAGAAGMGAGGGMPMMPMPMGGGGAGAGMPGGMMGRGGASPHVVQNRPSVIPRTGVG from the coding sequence ATGATTTTGGACTTTGCGTGGTTGCCGCCGGAGATCAACTCGGCGCGGATTTTTGCCGGGGCTGGGTCGGGTCCGCTGCATATTGCGGCGGCGGCCTGGGAGAGCTTGGCTGCCGATCTGGCGGCGTCGGCATCGTCGTTCAACGCCGTGATCGTGGGTTTGACCGGCGGGCCCTGGGCGGGTCCGGCGTCGACCGCGATGGCGGCTGCGGCTGTGCCTTACGTGGGGTGGATGTCGGATGCGGCCAGCCAGGCGCAGCTGGCGGCGGGTCAGGCGCGGGCGGCGGCGACGGCGTTCGAGGGAGCGTTGACGGCGACGGTGCATCCCGCGGTGGTGGAGGCCAACCGGATATCGCTGATGACGTTGATCGCGACGAACTTCTTGGGCTTGAACACGCCGGCCATCTTCGCGAACGAGTTCGACTACGTGGAGATGTGGGCGCAGGATGTGGCCGCAATGCTCGGTTATCACGGCGGTGCGACCGCGGTGGCCGAGAGCCTGACCCCGTTCGCCGTTCCGCCGGTTGACCTGGCCGGATTGGCCGCGAATGTCGGCGCACAGTTCACCGGACTGGCCACCTCGGCGTCAGCGGCGGTCAGCCCGGCGGTCCAAGGCGTCATGGCCGCGGCTCCCGGTTTAGTCGCGGGAGTGCAGTCCGCGGCCGCGGCGGTCCCGGTGGACATGGCGATGTCAGCCGTTCAGATGGGTGCGATGCCGGCCAGCATGCTGATCGGCCCGCTGATGCAGGCCGGCACGTCCGCCTCGAGCACTGCCGGACTGGCCGGTGCGTCGACGGCCGCCGGCCTGGTCGACGCGCCCAAGTTCGTCGGTGACGTCAACCCGATGAAGGGGCTGGGTGGCGGCGGCGCTGGTCTCGGCGCCGGAATGTCAGCAGGTCTGGGCAACGCTCGGCTAGTGGGTTCGATGTCGGTTCCGCCGACCTGGCAGGGTTCGGTGCCCAAGGGTATGGCCAGCTCCGCGATGTCGGGGTTGGGTGTCAACGCCGCGGAGATGGCACAGGCTGCCGGAGCCGCGGGCATGGGTGCCGGCGGCGGTATGCCGATGATGCCGATGCCGATGGGTGGTGGCGGTGCCGGAGCAGGTATGCCCGGCGGCATGATGGGCCGCGGCGGTGCCAGCCCGCACGTGGTGCAGAACCGGCCCAGCGTGATCCCGCGGACCGGCGTCGGATAA
- a CDS encoding WXG100 family type VII secretion target, with translation MATRFMTDPQAMREIAGRFEVHAQTVAYEAGRMWASAQNIAGAGRSGMAQATSRDTMGQLNTAFRTSVNMMHGLIRDANN, from the coding sequence GTGGCTACTCGATTTATGACGGATCCGCAGGCAATGCGGGAGATTGCCGGACGTTTTGAGGTGCACGCTCAGACGGTCGCGTACGAGGCAGGCCGCATGTGGGCGTCGGCGCAGAACATCGCCGGCGCCGGCCGAAGCGGTATGGCTCAGGCGACCTCGCGGGACACCATGGGTCAGTTGAACACCGCCTTCCGCACCAGCGTGAACATGATGCACGGGTTGATCCGCGACGCGAACAACTAA
- a CDS encoding PPE family protein encodes MILDFAWLPPEINSARIFTGAGPGPLHAAAAAWESLAADLMTSASSFSSVITGLTGGPWAGPASASMAAAALPYMDWLGQAGAQAGAAAAQARTAASLFEGALTATVHPAVVEANRVSLMTLIATNFLGLNTPAIFANEFDYVEMWAQDVAAMLGYHGGATAVAESLTPFSIPPLDLAGLAANVGTQVTGFATTTSAAVSPMVEGAVAAGAGLATGVQSAAAALPVQSVMSFVQAGAMPASMLIGPLLQAGQSATGTAGLAGATAAADLADMPKFVGDLAPAAKGLGGAALGAGMAGDLGKAHLVGAMSVPPTWQGSVPKGMGSSAMAGLGAMPNPAAMAQAAGAGGMPMMPMPMGMGGGAGAGMPGGMMGRGGASPHVVQNRPSVIPRTGVG; translated from the coding sequence ATGATTCTGGATTTTGCGTGGTTGCCGCCGGAGATCAACTCGGCGCGGATTTTCACCGGGGCCGGGCCTGGCCCGTTGCATGCGGCAGCGGCGGCTTGGGAGAGTTTGGCGGCCGACCTGATGACGTCGGCGTCGTCGTTCAGTTCGGTGATCACGGGCTTGACCGGTGGGCCGTGGGCGGGGCCGGCGTCGGCGTCTATGGCGGCTGCGGCGTTGCCCTACATGGACTGGTTGGGTCAGGCGGGTGCGCAGGCGGGGGCCGCGGCCGCTCAGGCGCGAACGGCGGCGTCGCTCTTCGAGGGTGCGTTGACGGCGACGGTGCATCCGGCGGTGGTGGAGGCCAACCGGGTGTCGTTGATGACGTTGATCGCGACGAACTTCCTGGGGTTGAACACCCCGGCGATCTTCGCCAATGAGTTCGACTACGTGGAGATGTGGGCTCAGGATGTCGCCGCGATGCTCGGCTACCACGGCGGCGCGACGGCGGTCGCCGAGAGTCTGACTCCGTTCTCGATTCCGCCGCTTGATCTGGCGGGGTTGGCCGCCAACGTCGGTACCCAGGTCACAGGATTTGCGACGACGACCTCGGCAGCGGTCAGTCCGATGGTGGAAGGCGCTGTGGCGGCTGGCGCAGGTTTGGCAACGGGCGTGCAGTCGGCGGCGGCAGCCCTCCCGGTGCAGTCGGTGATGTCATTCGTCCAGGCGGGTGCCATGCCGGCCAGCATGCTGATCGGCCCGCTGCTGCAGGCGGGGCAATCCGCCACCGGCACGGCCGGGCTGGCCGGGGCTACGGCAGCCGCTGATCTGGCGGACATGCCGAAGTTCGTCGGTGACCTCGCGCCCGCCGCTAAGGGCCTCGGTGGTGCCGCGCTCGGAGCCGGAATGGCGGGCGACCTGGGTAAGGCCCACCTGGTGGGCGCGATGTCGGTGCCGCCGACCTGGCAGGGCTCGGTTCCCAAGGGCATGGGTAGCTCGGCCATGGCCGGGCTGGGCGCGATGCCGAATCCGGCGGCGATGGCACAGGCAGCCGGCGCGGGCGGCATGCCGATGATGCCGATGCCGATGGGCATGGGTGGCGGTGCCGGAGCGGGCATGCCCGGCGGCATGATGGGCCGTGGTGGTGCGAGCCCGCACGTTGTTCAGAACCGGCCCAGCGTGATCCCGAGGACCGGCGTCGGATAG
- a CDS encoding WXG100 family type VII secretion target, translating to MTINYQFGDVDAHGALIRAQAANLEAEHQAIVRDVLAAGDFWGGAGSVACQEFIAQLGRNFQVIYEQANAHGQKVQSAGSNMAQTDSTVGSSWA from the coding sequence ATGACGATCAATTACCAGTTCGGCGACGTCGATGCGCACGGTGCGTTGATCCGCGCCCAGGCCGCCAACCTGGAGGCCGAGCACCAGGCCATCGTTCGCGATGTGCTGGCTGCCGGTGACTTCTGGGGCGGCGCCGGTTCGGTGGCTTGCCAGGAGTTCATCGCCCAGTTGGGCCGCAACTTCCAGGTGATCTACGAGCAGGCCAACGCTCATGGCCAGAAGGTTCAGAGCGCCGGCAGCAACATGGCGCAGACCGACAGCACCGTGGGGTCCAGCTGGGCCTGA